A genomic stretch from Lottiidibacillus patelloidae includes:
- a CDS encoding lipoate--protein ligase family protein, whose protein sequence is MSNNETLLTQKKWRYIDQTTLGEAFGALRSFAIDDTLCAQVGSKKSDPCIRSWVHHKTVVLGIADTRLPYLQEGINFLEGHGYNVIVRNSGGLAVVLDEGVLNISLVVPDTEQGIDIDRGYDAMFQLIKESLKQYNLTIEAREIMGSYCPGSYDLSVGGKKFAGISQRRLRNGVAVQIYLCITGSGSERAKLIQQFYTLATKGEKTKTVFPKVEPSTMASLSEIIGNEKHVHEMILFLLQAMQFHTEEIVQNQLSTDELELYYENYDRVVKRNEKALEK, encoded by the coding sequence CATTATTAACCCAAAAGAAGTGGCGCTATATTGACCAAACGACACTTGGTGAAGCATTTGGTGCACTAAGGTCTTTTGCAATTGATGACACGCTATGCGCACAAGTAGGTAGCAAAAAATCTGACCCTTGCATTCGTTCATGGGTTCATCATAAAACCGTTGTTCTCGGAATAGCAGATACAAGGCTTCCTTATTTGCAAGAAGGAATCAATTTTTTAGAAGGGCATGGTTACAACGTTATCGTACGAAATTCTGGTGGGTTAGCTGTTGTATTAGATGAAGGTGTGTTAAACATCTCACTAGTAGTTCCCGATACAGAGCAAGGCATTGATATAGATCGTGGCTATGACGCGATGTTTCAATTAATAAAAGAAAGTTTAAAACAATATAATTTAACAATTGAAGCAAGAGAAATCATGGGTTCTTATTGCCCTGGTAGCTATGATTTAAGTGTTGGTGGAAAAAAGTTTGCCGGGATATCGCAACGCCGCCTAAGAAATGGTGTAGCTGTGCAAATTTACTTATGTATAACAGGTAGTGGCTCCGAGCGAGCAAAACTCATCCAACAATTTTATACTTTAGCTACAAAAGGAGAAAAAACAAAAACAGTTTTTCCAAAAGTAGAACCATCTACAATGGCTTCTCTTTCCGAAATTATCGGTAATGAAAAACATGTACATGAAATGATCCTTTTCCTTTTACAAGCAATGCAATTCCACACGGAAGAGATTGTTCAAAACCAATTATCAACAGATGAACTTGAACTGTACTATGAAAACTATGACAGAGTAGTCAAGCGAAACGAGAAAGCACTAGAAAAGTAA